CCGTCCGCCTGCTCTTCGAGCGACACGCGCCCTTTGGTGGAAACACGCATCCCGTTCTCCAGTTCGGGGTTCATCTCCACCAGCCCGTTGGATTTATGTCCGTAAGACATGGCTTTCAGGTGTGGCTCGATGTCCTCCATGCGGATACCTTTCTTCTCCATATCCGCCAGGTCTATCTTCGTGACGTCCAGCGGCTCGAACTGCCGCTGCTCCTGCGTCTGAAGCCGTTCGGAGGGGTCGATACGGTAATTTTCCAGAATCTCCGGGTCGAAGTCGATGCGGATAAGTTTGTTCAGGGCATTCTCCGTCATGACGAAGATACCCGTGTGGACGGGGTTCTGGGCCTGTTCCATGAACTTTTTGAAGAAGGCTTCGAGGGCTGAATCCTGCGTGTTCACGTTCAGCAGGCTCGCCACGTTCTGATCCGTGGGGTCGGCGGTCTGGATATTGCCGTCCTGATCCACGCCGGTAACGGCTTGTAGTCGTCCGTCGTCGGCATTCTGAACGAGCATGACTTGTTTAGCGTCGTTCTTTACGTTTTCGTCCATAATTACGAGTGTTTTTAGTTAGCACCAATAGCGATGCGGGAACGAAAGTAAGGGGAACCGGCTGAACGTAAAAGAGTTGGAAAGGCTATGGAAGCATCGGGCACAGAAGTGGCCGCTTGTGGCGCAGGGCAGAGGAAATCGGAGAAACGGAGTGCCGGGAAGGACGGATTTGGCAGAGGGTATTTTCGTGGCTCCTCACCTTATTTGTCAGGTAGTCGGGATCTATTGTTAAATGTCAATAAAGCGCATGGATAACCCGTGTTTTTTTATAAATTTGCGAAAACGGGTTTCAATATCCGACAAAACGTGAGGCATGGAAATATATACCCCAAAAACCAAGATCAAACTTTCTCCGGTGATAAGAAACGGGAGAGAATTTGTCGAAGTGACTTTCGGTAATGACAATGACATCCGCTTGTCGCTGTCGAAGGAAGAAAACGTACTGCTTGTCGGCGGCAGGGCTTATCTGCCGGCAGAAGATTTCGTGCTTGCCGAGTTCTTCGACCGCTATGTAAAAATGGCGTTTATAGACTATTCTGCCATCAAGGAAACCGCACCCCGTAAAGAGGAAGACAAACGGCCGCCACTGCCGGAAGGCTATCTGGAAAAACTTCAGCAAGTGCGTTACAGTGACCATACCGTAAGGGTATATACCTCCTATTTCCGCGATTTCCAACAGCATTTCGAGGGGCGTAAGATTGAAACGGTTACTCCCGGCGAGATAAACGACTACCTGCTGTATCTCATCCACGAGAAAAACATATCCTCCTGCCAGCAAAACCAGCGTATCAACGCCATCAAGTTCTATTACGAGAAAGTTCTCGGTCAGGAACGGCGGTGTTACAAGGTGAACCGTGCCAAACGGGAGAAGACGCTGCCCGACGTGTTGAGCAAGGAGGAAATAAAGAAAATACTCGACGTGACGGTGACAGACCTGCGTTTCTTCTGTATGTTCTCCATACTCTATTCCGCAGGGTTGCGCATCAGCGAACTGCTGGAACTGAAACCCGGCGACATCAACGAATCCCGCTCCCTGATACGGGTGCGGCAGGGTAAAGGGAAAAAAGACCGCTACACCCTGCTGTCAAGACCGTTGATGAAAAAGCTGACGGAATATAACAGACTATACAAACCGAAAGTGTGGCTTTTTGAACACAGACCGGGAGAACCTTTCACCGAGAGTATCGTGTCGAAACGGCTGAAGGCAGCGGCCCGGGAAGCGGGAATCACGAAACGGATTTATCCGCACCTGCTGCGCCATTCGTTCGCCACTCACCTGCTGGAGCAGGGAACCGACATCAAGATAGTGAAAGAGCTTATGGGACATAACAATATCAAGACGACAGAAAGGTATGTCCACATAGCCGACACTTTCAAAAGCAATATCAAAAGCCCGTTGGACGATCTGTTGATGGAGGAAGACGAGGTCTGATACTTAAAGAAAATAACAGCCAAATCGGCTGATAGTATAACATTATTCTTCAAAAGAATTGGATATGAATAAAGGAAATACCATAGAAGATTTTTTTTGTAAGCAATTCATTAAGTCTGGTTATCAAGACCGTTTCTTTTTTGAACTGTCATCAAACAAAAAAAGAGTAAAAGCTATTAGTCGAATTTGTCATAATATGATGGATATTATAAATGAGAATAAGATTGTCGAGGTCTATAATTCTACGGATTTAATCCATTTGACAGATAGACTTCGTGAATTATCTAAAGAGAAAGAAGGATATTGCATCGGTTTTTTTGAGCTGGATCAAAAATGGGCAGATATATCAGAGGCTATAAATGCAGGAATACAGTCGAATTTTGGCTTTGCCATAATATTGTCTGATGGAATTGCTTGTATATGTGAAGAAACCGGTATAACCAATAGAAGAGCTGTAATATTACACTCCATATCCAAATTGAAAGAATAACAAGCGGCTCAACCTCCCCTTAAAGGTCGGTTAGCTGCCAAACATTATCCGCAACTAAAAATCAAAAAGGAATATGAAAGAATTAGAAAACAACTGGATGAAAAAATGGGAATCGGTAAAAGAAAAAACCGTCTGCCCTGTTGACCTCAATACTTATTTTGAGCAAGAAGAAATTGCAGGAAAATCGTTAACGACGATTAATATCGGTTCTTGCGATTTGCCGAGTGGAAATCTTTTGGTACGAGATCCATTGGTATATCTCCCAAACAGAAACGAACGTCCATATTTTCAGAACGCTCCTGCGGGTAAATATGAAACGGAAATTTGTGTAATCAAATCTGACGACGAGGATTGCGACCGTTATGCCGCAGTACGTTTGCGCTTCAATGAAAAGCGGGCTGTTCGATTCTATGAAGCATTAGTTGGGAATGAAAACCTTGAAACATTGGAAGAGGGTGATTACTTTGGATTTTGTGTAGATGCTGGTTTAGGATGTGTATGTGATGAAATTATCCACCGTATTTATTGCGACTGGGATGAACAATGGCGCAAAGATAATCCCGATGATAATCCTTATGATGGATATTTTGCTGCATTATTCAAAGAAAACTATTATCTCCATCCAGAATATCAACGTGCAGGCGGAGACTGGTTAAATTGGCAAGTGCCGGGGACGGAGTATCATATTCCCATTTTTCAATCAGGGTTCGGAGATGGTACGTATCCGGTTTATTGGGGCATAGACGAAGGCGGCGAAATATGTCAGTTGGTAATTCAGTTTATTGATATAGAATTAGCCTATGGCAATGATGAAGAGAATTAATGTGCGGATAACAAGTAAATAAGCAACCCTAACAGTTGCTATTTACAACCCATTATTCGCAAAAACAAATGGAAGAAAAAAACTATATATCAAACTTTGATTGCTCGCTTTGGCAAATTGATGATTGGGGACTATATACAGCCAAATCCCCTATCTATATCAATTCTTTGGGCAGCGATTTTAATGTGTGGTTTGATGTGAACGGCGAGAGTTTTCCTACCGACAAACAGCTTGTTGCATGGGCGGGATTTTGCAATATTAATTCAAATGAAATAAAAGAAATGATGATTGACGGTCTTACAAAGTTAGTAGATAAAATGGATGTCCTGCCAAATGATGTAGAGCCGGAATTTGGTCCGATATATAGGCCTATGGCGATTTCGAGAAATGCCAAACGCTCTATTGAGGCTGTAAGACATAGTAGAAAGACATTAGGTAAAGTGGCAAAATCCACCTTAAAATGCAATTCGGTTGTTGTACCGTTACAAGATAAAGCTCCAGTTAGATTTATTGTAATGAACTTTGAAATTGGTCGTCGCCCTTATGAAATGGAAGCTGTTTTTTGTAATGAAAGGATATTTATGGTCGGTGAAAACTCTGGCATTTGGACTCGCCTTGAATGGATAAATGAGTTTAATGTTCCAATGTTTAATATTGGAACGGCATTACATCCATATTGGCGACCCGAATAATATGCGAATAACATGCACCTGTTCCGCCTAACGGCGGCAAGCTGCAAACCATTAGTCGCTTGAAAAATAAAAAAAAGAAAATGAGTAAGATAATGATATGGGTCGGTCAATTCGATTCCGAAGCTGATTTTGAGAAATATATGGATCAATCGGCTTTCCGTCAATGGTGGAAAGATTACGATGAAGACAATAAGGAACTTCGTTGCCAGTTCTGTAAGGAGCTTGGTGTAATGAGCTATGATGAGGATTTTCTTATTATGAAATTCACATCTGACGGCTTGGCAGGATTACTTAACCTTATTCCTGCTGATACCCAAAAGATAAGTCTGTCGATAGCTGATAAAAATATTACAATGGCAAATGCTGTTATCTGCTATAATTGTCGTGAGGGTATATCTCCTAAGAAGGCAGAGAATACCACAACCATGACTTATCTTGGTACGTTTGAGTTTGAACTGTCGCCTGAAGGTGTACAAGGGTCTAATGCAGGATTAGAATATATGATTTGGATTGGCACAACCGATAAAAGTCGGGAAGAATTTATGGAGTATTTCAATCAAGATGAATACATGAAAGAAATACGAGATTACGAAGAAAGTCGTACAAAGAAACGCCCAAATCCGGAACATCGCTGTCAGTTCTGTAAAGACATTAATATAAAGTATTACTATCCAGAATTTCTAACTGTGGAAATTAAGGATGAACCCGAAAATCCTTTTAATCTTGTTAGAATGATGATTGATAACAAACTTGTCCTTGACTGGTATATTGAGTCCGATATTGATGAATACCACATAAAGCCATCAAATTGTATTGTGTGCTATATACCCAATGGTTTCAAGGACAACAAAAGGAATCAAAAAATCTTTATTAAGAAGAAAAATTATGATTCATATGAAACACCTAAAAAATTTGTGGATGAATTAGACAGTTACAACGGTATTCAATATTTGGAAACTTATATTGCAGAATAAAGCGACTAACAAACGGATAAATTTCCCTTAAAGGTCGATTATCCACTGGACATTATAATAAATAAAAATCAAAGCATTATGGCAAAATATGAGTTGGGGGCAATTTATAAAATTAATGGTCGAAATGGTGAATTATATTATGTAAGACTTTTGACAAACGAATGTTATGGCGTTTTTTCATCATTAGAAGGCGAACTGAATGAAGAGACATTTGCCCAAACCCATTATCGTCTCTATTTTAGCTGTAACTCTTTTCCTATAAAACGAGGTATATGGGGAAAAGTCGTATCATCTCCAGACAGTACAGATATTGCACGGTGGCAACGCCCTCAATATTTAGCTAATTTTGCTAATTTCAACATGAAATTATTTCTTGATCAATGCAGAGTTTTTCATGAAGATGGGAACCTTTATCAATGTGAAAGTAAAGAGGAGTTTATTAGATTAGTAAAATCTGGTAAGATTTTATTTTGTTTTAATACTTATAAAATTATACCAGACTTTCTAATGAGGTATTACAAGGATTTCCCCAATAGCTATATTGTAAATAAAGATTTTATCCATAGTGGAACTTTAGAATACCAAAAAGAACAAACAAATGTATTAAAAGAATTAGGCTTTGATATTGGAAACTTATTATAACAAGCGGCTGAACATTCCTATAAAGGTTAGTTAGCCACCAAACATTATCCGCAATAAACAAAGAAAATAGATATGGAAAAAGAAAAGCG
This Alistipes shahii WAL 8301 DNA region includes the following protein-coding sequences:
- a CDS encoding tyrosine-type recombinase/integrase, with product MEIYTPKTKIKLSPVIRNGREFVEVTFGNDNDIRLSLSKEENVLLVGGRAYLPAEDFVLAEFFDRYVKMAFIDYSAIKETAPRKEEDKRPPLPEGYLEKLQQVRYSDHTVRVYTSYFRDFQQHFEGRKIETVTPGEINDYLLYLIHEKNISSCQQNQRINAIKFYYEKVLGQERRCYKVNRAKREKTLPDVLSKEEIKKILDVTVTDLRFFCMFSILYSAGLRISELLELKPGDINESRSLIRVRQGKGKKDRYTLLSRPLMKKLTEYNRLYKPKVWLFEHRPGEPFTESIVSKRLKAAAREAGITKRIYPHLLRHSFATHLLEQGTDIKIVKELMGHNNIKTTERYVHIADTFKSNIKSPLDDLLMEEDEV
- a CDS encoding DUF4241 domain-containing protein, encoding MKELENNWMKKWESVKEKTVCPVDLNTYFEQEEIAGKSLTTINIGSCDLPSGNLLVRDPLVYLPNRNERPYFQNAPAGKYETEICVIKSDDEDCDRYAAVRLRFNEKRAVRFYEALVGNENLETLEEGDYFGFCVDAGLGCVCDEIIHRIYCDWDEQWRKDNPDDNPYDGYFAALFKENYYLHPEYQRAGGDWLNWQVPGTEYHIPIFQSGFGDGTYPVYWGIDEGGEICQLVIQFIDIELAYGNDEEN
- a CDS encoding immunity 22 family protein, with protein sequence MSKIMIWVGQFDSEADFEKYMDQSAFRQWWKDYDEDNKELRCQFCKELGVMSYDEDFLIMKFTSDGLAGLLNLIPADTQKISLSIADKNITMANAVICYNCREGISPKKAENTTTMTYLGTFEFELSPEGVQGSNAGLEYMIWIGTTDKSREEFMEYFNQDEYMKEIRDYEESRTKKRPNPEHRCQFCKDINIKYYYPEFLTVEIKDEPENPFNLVRMMIDNKLVLDWYIESDIDEYHIKPSNCIVCYIPNGFKDNKRNQKIFIKKKNYDSYETPKKFVDELDSYNGIQYLETYIAE